CTGACCTACAAGTCGTTCAGCAGCTTCACGATTTCACTTTTGCCTTTGCCTAGCTTTTGCTGCAGGCGGCCAATCAGCTCGTCGCCTTTGCCTTCAGCATAGTCGAGATCTTCGTCAGTTAGCTGAGCATATTGCTGTTGCAATTTGCCTTTTACTTCGTCCCAGGTGCCTTTCAGCTTCAGGCTGCTGCCGGGCAGCGAAACACCTAGCTCTTCGAGCTTCTCAACGTAGCCTTTGAATTTAGCGTCGAGTTCCTCACCGTATTTGGAGAGTTGCTCGCCTACTTGACCGCTGTATTTTGTGGCAGTATTCTTTAGGTTCTCGCGGGTTGCTTTGCCTTTATCGGGTGCGATTAGCAGGCCGGCAATAATACCAGCACCAGCACCAGCAAGAGCAGCGAGGAGAATTTTACCAGTGTTGTCTTCTTCTTGGTACGACATGATGTAGAGAGAGAATATGTGAAAAATGAGAACAGGAGTAGCGTCAGCAGGCCCCCAAGGGGAGAGAGGAAGCCAAGCGGAAGATGCATCCGTTGTTTTCGCCAATCTGCCTGCTATACGAAGCACAGCAGCAGGGGTTCTAATTACGAATTAAAAAATAGTTAGACTAAAATATCATCCCTTGATAAACAAAACTTCTTCCCGGCGCCCGTACTTTACCCCATCAATTAGGCTGTGCTGCCTAGCTTCTCTCCTACCCTGCTGTACCTATTCGTATGTTCAAGCTTTGCTATTCCTTCTTGCTCGTTGCGCTGACCGCAGGCTGTCATCGGGCGCCTGCTACTGCTGAAAAGCCGTGTATTGACCCCGCCAAAATCCGGAAAGACGCCATTTGCACCATGGAATATGCCCCCGTGTGCGGCTGCGACGGCAAGACGTACAGCAACGCTTGCGTGGCCACTAATGCTGGCGTGACTTCGTATACCAAAGGCGCTTGCGCAGGCGCTACGACTAACTAATTGCCTTTCTGCTTATGTCTGAGAAAAAGTATTTTCGCCAGCTAGCTCCTTTCCGCGTTCCGA
This Hymenobacter sp. GOD-10R DNA region includes the following protein-coding sequences:
- a CDS encoding CsbD family protein, whose product is MSYQEEDNTGKILLAALAGAGAGIIAGLLIAPDKGKATRENLKNTATKYSGQVGEQLSKYGEELDAKFKGYVEKLEELGVSLPGSSLKLKGTWDEVKGKLQQQYAQLTDEDLDYAEGKGDELIGRLQQKLGKGKSEIVKLLNDL
- a CDS encoding Kazal-type serine protease inhibitor domain-containing protein, which codes for MFKLCYSFLLVALTAGCHRAPATAEKPCIDPAKIRKDAICTMEYAPVCGCDGKTYSNACVATNAGVTSYTKGACAGATTN